A stretch of Bradyrhizobium sp. AZCC 2262 DNA encodes these proteins:
- a CDS encoding glutathione S-transferase family protein — protein sequence MMLVGVNRSPFTRRVAITLKVYGMPYEQLPLSGFNDRAEVRVSNPLGRIPALMLDNGEVLVDSGAIIDHLDEAFGRDRALTPPAGPDRRAVMKVAAIMMGACDKGLQAAYERNHHPPEKLHQPWIDDCMAQVTNALTAVDAMIVSDRPYLLLGRLTQADVTAFVAERLARGLGIDTTKEMPRLSALTKQLANEPAFRLTQP from the coding sequence ATGATGCTCGTTGGGGTAAATCGCTCGCCATTCACGCGTCGCGTGGCCATCACGCTCAAGGTCTATGGGATGCCATACGAGCAGCTCCCACTTTCCGGCTTCAATGATCGAGCCGAAGTGCGGGTCTCCAATCCGCTGGGTCGTATCCCGGCGCTGATGCTCGACAACGGCGAAGTACTGGTCGATAGCGGCGCGATCATCGACCACCTGGATGAGGCATTCGGTCGCGACCGCGCACTAACGCCGCCCGCGGGACCAGACCGACGGGCCGTGATGAAGGTTGCGGCGATCATGATGGGAGCGTGCGACAAAGGGCTTCAGGCAGCCTATGAGCGCAACCACCATCCGCCGGAGAAGCTTCATCAGCCCTGGATCGACGACTGCATGGCGCAGGTAACGAACGCCCTGACGGCAGTCGATGCGATGATCGTGTCGGACAGGCCTTATTTGCTCCTCGGCCGCCTGACTCAAGCGGACGTAACGGCATTTGTAGCCGAACGGCTCGCGCGTGGGCTGGGAATCGATACAACCAAAGAAATGCCTCGCCTGAGCGCTTTGACGAAACAGCTTGCCAACGAACCGGCTTTTCGATTGACCCAGCCCTGA
- a CDS encoding KOW motif-containing protein, whose product MSLRQKATRQRRDGIASDVYRAICDMVHMNKTFPDDPQLLRPAGRKAGAVSFAREAGKKDSRMRKHHQGLEGRIVQVIDGPFTGFRGEVKEVDEQTVKVAVQTYGRATPVDLALRQIELVPENSN is encoded by the coding sequence GTGTCTCTGCGCCAGAAGGCAACTCGTCAGCGCCGGGACGGCATTGCCAGCGACGTCTATCGCGCGATTTGTGATATGGTGCACATGAACAAGACGTTCCCAGATGATCCGCAGCTGCTGCGGCCCGCTGGAAGAAAGGCTGGAGCGGTAAGCTTCGCAAGAGAGGCAGGCAAGAAGGATAGTCGTATGAGAAAGCATCATCAGGGACTCGAAGGCCGCATCGTACAGGTCATCGATGGTCCGTTTACTGGTTTTCGGGGCGAAGTGAAGGAAGTAGACGAACAGACCGTCAAAGTGGCCGTTCAGACATACGGCCGCGCTACCCCAGTGGACTTGGCACTTAGGCAGATCGAATTGGTGCCAGAAAATTCAAACTGA